Proteins encoded in a region of the Mesoflavibacter profundi genome:
- a CDS encoding aminopeptidase P family protein, with amino-acid sequence MKYHKIDSQLFIKNRKNFAAKMPPSSLAVFNSNDIYPISADSTMPFQQHRDIFYLSGVDQEESILVLFPDCPNPKHREILFLKETNAHIAVWEGEKLTKEAAFETSGIKTVYWLQDLEKIMFEIMTQCDTVYINTNEHYRANVETETREDRFTKWIKDRYPAHRVAKSNPILQRLRSVKDQIEIDLIQNACNITEKGFRRILDFVKPGVWEFNIEAEFMHEFLNNRSKGFAYTPIIASGNNANVLHYIENNQECKAGDLILLDVGAEYANYSSDMSRTIPVSGKFTARQKDVYNAVNRVKNEATKLLTPGTIWADYHVEVGKLMTSELLGLGLLDKADVQNENPDWPAYKKYFMHGTSHHMGLDTHDYGILTEPMQANMVFTVEPGIYIPDEGFGIRLEDDVVIQETGEPFNLMRNIPIEADEIEEIMNK; translated from the coding sequence ATGAAATACCATAAAATTGACTCTCAATTATTTATAAAAAATCGTAAAAATTTTGCAGCAAAGATGCCACCAAGTAGTTTGGCTGTTTTTAATTCCAACGATATTTACCCAATTAGTGCAGATAGCACAATGCCTTTTCAACAACACAGAGATATTTTTTATTTAAGTGGTGTTGATCAAGAAGAAAGTATTTTGGTACTTTTTCCTGATTGCCCAAACCCAAAACATCGTGAAATCTTATTTTTAAAAGAAACTAATGCACATATTGCTGTTTGGGAAGGCGAAAAATTAACTAAAGAAGCAGCGTTTGAAACTAGCGGTATTAAAACTGTGTATTGGCTACAAGATTTAGAAAAAATTATGTTTGAAATTATGACACAATGCGATACTGTGTACATAAATACTAACGAGCATTATCGCGCTAATGTAGAAACCGAAACACGCGAAGACCGTTTTACAAAATGGATTAAAGATCGTTATCCTGCACATCGTGTTGCAAAAAGCAATCCCATTTTACAACGTTTACGCTCTGTAAAAGATCAAATTGAAATTGACTTAATACAAAACGCATGTAATATAACTGAAAAAGGCTTTAGACGTATCTTAGATTTTGTAAAACCAGGTGTTTGGGAATTTAATATCGAAGCCGAATTTATGCACGAGTTTTTAAACAACCGATCTAAAGGTTTTGCTTACACACCAATTATTGCATCAGGAAACAATGCTAACGTATTACATTATATAGAGAATAACCAAGAGTGTAAAGCTGGCGATTTAATTTTGCTTGATGTTGGTGCAGAATATGCTAATTACAGCAGTGATATGTCACGTACAATACCCGTTTCTGGTAAATTTACAGCACGTCAAAAAGACGTATACAACGCTGTAAATCGTGTAAAAAACGAAGCTACAAAACTACTTACTCCAGGAACCATTTGGGCAGATTACCATGTAGAAGTTGGTAAATTAATGACTAGTGAGTTATTAGGTTTAGGTTTATTAGATAAAGCAGATGTACAAAACGAAAACCCAGATTGGCCAGCTTATAAAAAATACTTTATGCACGGTACATCTCACCACATGGGATTAGACACGCATGATTACGGTATTTTAACCGAGCCTATGCAAGCTAACATGGTCTTTACTGTAGAGCCAGGTATTTATATACCAGATGAAGGTTTTGGTATTAGACTAGAAGACGATGTAGTTATCCAAGAAACTGGAGAACCTTTTAATTTAATGAGAAATATCCCAATTGAAGCAGATGAAATTGAGGAGATTATGAATAAATAA
- a CDS encoding aspartate kinase, with protein sequence MLVLKFGGTSVGSVENMINVKNIINDGQKKVVVLSAMSGTTNALVNISEQLKQNNTSQALLLLGQLRETYRATINQLLTNPTFNAEVNAYVSNIFDVLTQHTNNNYNHLTYNTFVAQGERLSTYIFTRYLHQEGIDACLISALDFMRIDKTNEPDNFYIQQNLNRILFENSESQIYITQGFICRDADGNIANLQRGGSDYTATIIGAILKAEEVQIWTDIDGFHNNDPRFVENTKAISNLSFDESAELAYFGAKILHPQTVMPVSAFDIPVRLKNTMSPNAHGTLITNQVHGEGIKAIAAKDGITAIKIKSARMLLAHGFLKKVFEIFERYETSIDMITTSEIAVSLTIDNTTALNAIVNELKTFAHVEVDDYMSIVCLVGNAIVYHPDTPNLFQILQDVNVRMISYGGSNNNISLLINTSDKVETLKKLQRYVFENNQVLV encoded by the coding sequence ATGTTAGTATTAAAGTTTGGCGGAACATCTGTAGGTAGTGTAGAAAACATGATTAATGTAAAAAACATTATAAATGATGGTCAAAAAAAAGTGGTTGTTTTATCAGCAATGTCGGGTACAACAAACGCGTTAGTTAATATTTCAGAGCAACTAAAACAAAACAATACTTCTCAAGCATTGTTGTTGTTGGGTCAATTACGAGAAACTTATAGAGCAACTATAAATCAACTCTTAACTAATCCAACATTTAATGCAGAAGTTAACGCTTATGTGTCTAATATTTTTGATGTATTAACGCAACATACCAATAACAATTACAACCATTTAACATATAATACATTTGTGGCGCAAGGCGAAAGATTATCAACCTATATTTTTACTAGATATTTACATCAAGAAGGTATAGATGCTTGTTTGATTTCGGCATTAGATTTTATGAGAATTGATAAAACTAATGAGCCTGATAATTTTTATATTCAACAAAATTTAAATCGTATCCTTTTTGAGAATTCCGAATCTCAAATCTATATCACACAAGGTTTTATTTGTCGTGATGCAGATGGTAATATAGCCAATCTACAACGTGGCGGAAGCGATTATACAGCAACTATAATTGGTGCAATATTAAAAGCCGAAGAAGTGCAAATTTGGACAGATATTGATGGATTTCATAACAACGATCCGCGTTTTGTAGAAAACACCAAAGCAATTTCTAATCTGTCTTTTGACGAGTCTGCAGAGTTGGCTTATTTTGGCGCTAAAATTTTACATCCACAAACGGTAATGCCTGTTAGTGCTTTTGATATTCCTGTGCGATTAAAAAACACGATGTCACCAAATGCGCATGGTACATTAATTACCAATCAAGTACATGGCGAAGGTATTAAAGCAATAGCTGCAAAAGATGGTATTACGGCTATCAAAATTAAGTCGGCTAGAATGTTGTTAGCACACGGATTTTTAAAGAAAGTTTTTGAAATTTTTGAGCGTTACGAAACTTCTATAGACATGATTACCACGTCTGAAATTGCAGTGTCTTTAACCATAGATAATACGACAGCTTTAAACGCAATTGTAAACGAACTTAAAACCTTTGCGCATGTAGAAGTGGATGATTATATGAGTATTGTGTGTTTGGTAGGTAATGCGATAGTGTATCATCCAGATACGCCAAATTTATTCCAGATTTTACAAGATGTTAATGTAAGAATGATTTCTTATGGCGGAAGTAATAATAATATCTCACTATTAATTAACACTAGCGATAAAGTAGAAACCTTAAAAAAACTACAACGCTATGTCTTTGAAAATAACCAAGTTTTAGTTTAA
- a CDS encoding serine hydrolase produces MKFFKLFILFSVLTSFGVNAQIDSRQLDDLIKNTLKTFDVPGISVGVIKDGEVVYAKGHGVKALSTKEKMNENTLVGIASNSKGFTCFALAMLVDQGKLNWDDKVTKYIPEFRLYDAWVTQNFTVRDLVTHRSGLGLGAGDLMFFPENDHFDVQKVIGNLKYIKPSTSFRSTFEYNNNMFIVAGEVLKRVSGLSWEDFIETKILIPVGMTNSKAAYSRVTDKSNIIEAHTMADGKLTQIPHDWDDTANAAGGIVSNVSDMLIWAKFLMNNAVTQTGERLLSEEQLHELWQLQTPLKVGKNDSYQSHFKGYGLGWFVCDVKGGYKQVYHTGGLLGTVTQFTIIPELNLGIVVLTNQMNGSAFTTITNTIKDSYLGYENRNWLTKLGQSNVNWYKYNDSIKTEVFNKVNAFKLSPLQPKPSQILGTYNDPWFGNIIIKEELNTIRLFAENSKTLKANLMPYNATTYVVKWDNRSYDADCFIQFTFDENGNAISATLKPIAPITDFSYDFEDLKLTKTD; encoded by the coding sequence GTAATTAAAGATGGAGAAGTTGTTTATGCAAAAGGACATGGTGTAAAGGCACTATCTACTAAAGAAAAAATGAATGAAAACACTTTAGTAGGAATAGCTTCTAATAGTAAAGGTTTTACCTGTTTTGCTTTGGCAATGTTAGTGGATCAAGGTAAGTTAAATTGGGATGATAAAGTCACAAAATACATCCCTGAATTTAGACTGTACGATGCTTGGGTAACCCAAAATTTTACGGTTAGAGATTTAGTAACTCACAGAAGCGGACTTGGTTTAGGCGCAGGAGATTTAATGTTTTTTCCAGAAAACGACCATTTTGATGTGCAAAAAGTTATAGGTAATTTAAAGTATATCAAGCCAAGTACATCATTTAGAAGTACGTTTGAATATAACAATAATATGTTTATTGTCGCTGGAGAAGTTTTAAAGCGCGTTAGCGGATTATCTTGGGAAGATTTTATAGAAACTAAAATACTAATACCAGTTGGTATGACAAATAGTAAAGCAGCTTACAGTCGTGTGACCGATAAATCCAATATTATCGAAGCGCATACTATGGCAGACGGTAAACTAACTCAGATTCCGCATGATTGGGACGATACAGCAAATGCGGCAGGAGGAATAGTAAGTAACGTAAGCGACATGTTAATTTGGGCAAAATTTTTAATGAATAATGCCGTAACCCAAACAGGAGAACGATTATTAAGTGAAGAGCAATTACACGAGCTTTGGCAATTGCAAACACCATTAAAAGTTGGCAAAAACGATAGTTATCAATCGCATTTTAAGGGTTACGGTTTAGGCTGGTTTGTTTGTGATGTAAAAGGCGGTTACAAACAAGTGTATCATACTGGCGGATTATTAGGTACAGTGACCCAATTTACTATCATTCCAGAACTAAATCTAGGAATAGTTGTCTTAACTAATCAAATGAATGGATCTGCATTTACTACCATAACAAACACAATAAAAGATAGTTATTTAGGATATGAAAACAGAAATTGGTTAACAAAACTAGGACAAAGTAATGTAAACTGGTATAAATATAACGATAGCATTAAGACCGAAGTTTTTAATAAAGTAAACGCTTTTAAATTAAGTCCATTACAACCAAAACCTAGTCAGATTTTAGGAACATATAACGATCCTTGGTTTGGAAATATAATTATAAAAGAAGAATTAAATACGATTAGGTTATTTGCAGAAAACTCTAAAACATTAAAAGCAAATTTAATGCCTTATAATGCAACAACTTATGTTGTAAAATGGGATAATAGAAGTTATGATGCCGATTGTTTTATACAATTTACCTTTGATGAAAATGGTAATGCAATAAGCGCAACATTAAAACCAATAGCGCCAATTACAGATTTTAGTTACGATTTTGAAGATTTAAAGCTTACAAAAACAGATTAA